The sequence below is a genomic window from Streptomyces sp. NBC_00289.
CCGCACCGCGCTCGCGGCCGACCTGCCCGAAGGGCTCCTCGCCTGCACGCAGTTCACCTTCCTCGGCCGCGGCTGGACCGTCGGCCTGGCCAGCGAGGCGGGGCTGAAGATGCGCGAGGCCTCACTCGCGTGGACCGAGGCCTACCCGGCGATGGAGTACCGGCACGGCCCCATCAGCGTCACCACCCACGGCACCGCCACCTGGATGTTCGGCCCGGCACCGGACGGGCTGGCCCAACAGGTACGGGACACCGGCGCCCTGTGGGTGGCCGGCGGCCTCGACCCGCTCGCCGAACTGGTCCGCGTCCAACGGCTCGCGATCGCCCTGGCCGACGCCCGCGGCCTCGACCCGGACCGACCACGCCACCTCACCCGCTCGGTGATCCTCGCCCCCTGACGCGGGGATCGGGAACGCCGGCACCCGGCCGGGGGCGACCCTCGCGGGCCGTGCCCGCCGGGGCCCGGCCCGCTGGGGCCGCGTCCGCCGGGGCCGCGTCCGCGGGGTCCGTGTCCGCCGGCAGGTGCGCCCCGGGGGCGGCTCCACCGGAGTCGGCCCCGGCCGCCGCACCACCTGGACCACCCCCGGGCGTCCAAGCCGGCCGGACCGCTGCCGACCCCCGCCCGAAATCCCTCCGGACTCTCGGAAAGGACAGCCGTGCCCCTCGCGACCACCGGCGAGCTCGTCACCCGTGCCGCCGCGGCCCGCTCCGCCGTCGCCGCCTTCAACATCATCACCCTGGAGCACGTCGAGGCCGTCATCGCCGGCGCCGAGACCGTCGGCGCGCCCGTCGTCCTCCAGGTCAGCGAGAACGCGGTCGCGTTCCGTCACGGACGGCTGCTCCCGCTCGCCCGCGCCGCGGTCGCCGCCGCCGAACGCGCGGCCGTACCCGTGGCGTTGCACCTCGACCACGTACAGAGCGACGCCCTGCTGCGTCAGGCGGCGGACGCCGGGTTCGGCTCGGTGATGTACGACGCGGCCCGCCTGCCGTACGCGGACAACCTCGCGGCGACCCGGGCCGCCGCCGACTGGGCCCACGCCCACGGACTGTGGATCGAGGCCGAGTTGGGGCAGGTGGGCGGCAAACACGGTGAGCCGCCGCTCGACGCCCACGCGGCCGGAGCCCGCACCGACCCCGCCGAGGCCCGCGCCTTCGTCGCCGACTCCGGTGTGGACGCCCTCGCCGTCGCCATCGGCAGCAGCCACGCCATGACCACCCGCACCGCCGCCCTCGACCACGCTCTCCTGAAGCGCCTGACGGGAGCCCTGAACGTACCGCTCGTGCTGCACGGCTCCTCCGGCGTACCGGACGACGAACTGGCCGCGGCCGTCGCGAACGGCATCACGAAGGTGAACGTCGGCACCGCCCTGAACATCGCCATGACCGGCGCCGTCAGGGAGTTCCTCGCCGCCCACCCCGCGGCGGTCGACTCGCGCACCTATCTGGGCGCGGGCCGGGAGGCGATGGTGCGGACGGTCGCGGGAATCATCCGGGTGCTCGACCGGGCGGATGTCGGACGCGGCGGCCCGGCTATTCCCTGACCGCCCTCAGCACCACGAACTTCGGGTCACCGGCGACCAGTTGACAGTTGCCGAACAGGCGCCGCAACGTGACGTGGTACCCGAGGTGGCGGTTGCCGATCACCCACAGCTCGCCGCCGGGACCGAGCGCGCGCCGGGCCCCGGTGAACATCCGCCACGCCGTCGCGTCGGTGGTCGCCTGGTGCGAGTGGAACGGCGGGTTGGTGAGCACGAGATCGACGCTGCCGTCCGGCACCCCCTCCAGTCCGTCCCCGACCCGGAACCCGGCCTGCGCGGGCGCGCCGCTCGCCCTGTACGTCGCCTCCGCCGAGGCCACCGCCTGGAACGACTCGTCCACGAACAGCACCTCGGCCCCGGGATCGGCCAGCGCCAGGGCCGTACCGACGACGCCGTTGCCGCACCCCAGGTCCACGACCCGCCGGGCGCCCCGGTCGTCCGGCAGGTGCCGCAGGAAGAACCGGGTGCCGATGTCGAGCCGGTCGGCACAGAAGACGCCCGCGTGGTTGACGACGGTGCGCCCCGAGACGGGACCGATGTCCTGGGGAAGCCGGTAGCTGTACGGCCACGGGTTGGCCTCCCGCGGCCGTTCGGGCTCGGGGGAGCAGAAGATCAGCCGGGCCTTCTTCTCGGCGAGCGAGGTGCGGGTCGGGCCGAGGATCCGCTCGAACAGCTTCAGCGTCGAGGTGTGGATCTCCTTGACCATCCCGGTGCCCACGACGACCGTGCCCGCGTGCACGGCGGGCGCCAGCCGCAGCAGCTGGTCCTCCAGGAGCGCCAGGCTCTTCGGCACCCGGACCAGGAGTACGTCGATCCGGCCGGGCGGCGCGTCCTGCGTGGTGAGCAGCTCCACCGTGGCCGGGTCCACTCCGGCCCGCGCGAGATTGGCCCGGGTGGCCTCCTGGGTGAGGTGGGAGTCGGTGATCTGCACCGGCCGGTGCGCCGCGAGCGCCGTGACCAGCGCTCCCCAGCGGTCCCCGAGCACGACGACCGTGCCGGACAGCGGGACTCCCTCGTCCGCGAGATGCCGAAGCAGGTACTCGTCGGAGGCGTCCCAGGCGCGCAGCCTCTCGCGCGGGTCCTCGGGGAAGCGGATCGGCTCGAGCTCGCCCCAGGGCGTCGTCATACGGTCGTTCATCGTGCGTCAAGGCTAGCCGAGGCCGGCTCACGGGCCGTCGCCCGCACAGGTCGGGCAGGATGGGAGACATGGACGCCGAGCTGTTCCCCCGGGCCCGCGCGCCGATCGCCCCCGGCGCGGTGCACCTGCCGGACTGGCTGGACGCCGGGTCGCAGCGGGAGCTGCTGGAGTCCTGCCGGCAGTGGGCCCGCCCCCCGGCCGGACTGCGCACGGTCCGCACGCCCGGCGGTGGCACGATGACCGCCCGCCAGGTCTGTCTGGGCCGGCACTGGTACCCGTACGGCTACGCCGCCACCGTCGTCGACGGCGACGGCAGCCCGGTCAAGCCCTTCCCGGCATGGCTGGGCGCACTCGGCCGCCGCGCGGTGACCGACGCGCTCGGGGCGGAGGCGGTGTCGGCAGCGCCGTACGACATCGCACTGATCAACTTCTACGACGGTGACGCCCGCATGGGCATGCACCGGGACAGCGACGAGAAGTCCGCCGCACCGGTGGTCTCCCTGAGTCTCGGGGACACCTGCGTCTTCCGCTTCGGCAACCCCGAGACGCGCGGCCGGCCGTACACGGACGTCGAACTGCGCAGCGGGGACCTGTTCGTGTTCGGGGGCCCGTCCCGGCTCGCCCACCACGGTGTGCCGCGAGTGCACGGGGGCACCGCGCCGCCCGAGTTGGGGCTCACCGGACGGTTGAACATCACTCTCCGAGTGAGCGGACTGTAGGTCGCGGCGGCGGCCACGCACACTGCGGATCATGGGAGACTCGGCCTCATGAGCGGCAAGGCGGACCCCCGGACGACGGGGGAAGGGACCACCTCGAGGGCGCGGTTGGACCGTGGGCGCGGAGCGCTCGGTCCCGCGCTGGAGCTCGTGCACACCGGTCGCGCGCCGACCCGCGCCGTGCTCACCGCCGAGCTCGGCGTGACCCGGGCGACGGCCGGCGCGGTCGCCGCCGAACTGGAGGCGCTGGGCCTGATCCGGGTCGACGCCCGGCCCGGCGCGGCCGCCGGTTCGCAGGGGCGCCCCTCGCACCGGCTCGCGGTCGCCGAGGACGGCCCGGTCGTCCTCGCCGCGCAGGTGCACGCCGACGGGTTCCGGGCCGCGCTGGTCGGCCTGGGCGGCCGGATCGTCGCCACCGCACCCGGCTGCGAGACCGTCGACGCCGACCCGGCGAAGGTCCTCGGGTCCGTCGTGGAGGCCGGCGCCGAACTGCTGCACACGACCGGGCGGCGCTGCGTCGGCGCCGGACTCGCCGTGCCGTCGGCGGTCGCCGAACCGGACGGACTCGCCCTCAACCCGCTGCACCTGGCCTGGCCCGTGGGAGCCCCGGTGCGCCGGATCTTCGCCGAGTGCGTGCGCGCGGCCGGGATCACCGGTCCGGCCTTCGCGGGCAACGACGTCAACCTCGCCGCGCTCGCCGAGCACCGGCACGGCGCGGGCCGTGGCGCCCGGGACCTGCTGTGCGTGGCCACCGGGCACCGCGGGGTGGGCGGCGCGCTGGTGCTGGACGGGCGCCTGCACACGGGCAGTTCGGGCCTGGCGCTGGAGGTCGGCCACCTCACCGTCAGCCCCGAGGGCCGCCCCTGCCACTGCGGCAGCCGCGGCTGCCTCGACGTCGAGGCCGACCCACTGGCCCTGCTCACGGCCGCCGGACGCGATCCCGGCCCCGAGATGTCCCTGCTCCGGCAGGCCGACGAGCTGATCCGGGGCCACTTCGACGACCCGGCCGTCCGCACCGCCGTCGAGGCCCTGATCGACCGGCTCGGCCTCGGACTCGCCGGTCTGGTCAACATCCTCAACCCTGACCGCATCATCCTCGGCGGGCTGCACCGCACGCTCCTCGACGCCGACCCGGACCGCCTGCGCGCGGTCGTCGCCGACCGCAGTCTGTGGGGGCAGAGCGGCGGCGTACCCATCCTCGCGTGCACGCTGGACCACAACAGCCTGGTGGGGGCGGCCGAACTGGCGTGGCAGCCGGTGCTGGACGATCCGCTGGGGGCGCTGAGCGGTGGGTGAACGACCGCCGGGGCCCGACGGCATGGACCTGCTGGAGCCCGACCGGCTGCGTCTGGTCGAGGTGGCGGCACCGTCGCTGGAGGCGGCGGAGCGGGCGGCCATGAACCGCGCGTGGGACGACGCGGTCGGCGCCAACCCGAGCCTCTTCGACGGACCGGTGGCGGTCTGCGCGGGCCTGGACCGGGACGGGCCACGCGGTCTGGTCGTCTCCTGGTCCCGCACCACCTACCGGTACTTCGCCCTGCGCCGGGTACCGGGCGCCACCTCGCTGCGGTCCCTCTTCGTGAGCGTCGTACAGCCCACGGACGACGGACGCGTCCTGGTGGGGCGGATGTCCCCGTCCACCTCCGCTCCCGGCCGCTGGCAGTTCCCCGGCGGTTCGGTCGAACCGCCCCGCGGTCGCGCCCCCCTCGACGAGGCCGCGCTGCGCCGGCACGCCGCCCTGGAGCTGGCCGAGGAGACGGGCGTCGACGGACCGCCCGAGGAGCTCACCCGTTGCCTGGTCACCCACTCCGCGAGCGGGCAGGTCGGGGTCCACTACCTCGCGCCGGGCAGGCCGGAGTCACTGCTGCGCGAGCGGTTCGCGGCCCTCGTGGCCGCGGAGACGGCGAGGGGGCGTGACCCGGAGTTCGACGAGTTCGCCCTGATCGGCTCCCCGGCCGAGCTGCCTCGCCTCCCGGGCCCCCACGTGGCCTACCTCGAAGCCGTCGTCAGCCGCCACACCTGACCGGACCCACACCCTCTCGGTGGTCGCCGGAATCCGCGTCCGGGGTGAACCGGACGCCCCGTCGCGCGGCTCCCGGCGGTGCGGGCCGGAGTCTGCCTGAGCCGCGCCGAGTAGGCTCGGGGCATGCGGATCTCCGTTTCCTCGGACATGGACGAACCAGTGGCCCGTTCCCTCGTCGCGGAGCTGCGCGGCCGCGGCCACGAGGTGGCGACGCACGGGGCGCTGAACCCCGGCGACGACCCCCGGTGGGCCGCGTGCTCCCAGGCCGCGGCCGGTGAGGTCGCCGCCGGGACGGCGGACCAGGCGGTCGTGTGCTGCTGGACCGGCACGGGCGCCTCGATCGCCGCCAACAAGGTGCCCGGCGTACGCGCGGCCCTGTGCACGGACGCGTACACGGCGGACGGCGCCCGCCGCTGGAACGACGCCAACGTCCTGGCCCTCAGCCTGCGCCTGACGTCCGAGCCCCTGCTCAAGGAGATCCTCGACGCCTGGTTCGCCGCCGAGGCGAGCGAGGACACCGGGGACCGGGAGAACGTGGCGCACGTGGGACGGCAGGACTCCGCCAGGACCATTCGGTGACTCACCGGAACGGGCTGCCTGCCCGCACCGGGGCCCGCGGCCCGTCGCGGGAGGCGGTCGCGCACGGGGCCGGTCCGTGACCGGGTGACGTGCCGGCGGTTCTCCTGTCGGGTCGCGTTCCGGATCGCATCCGGGCCGGGTCAGCGCGCGGGTTCGGGCCAGTCCACGGCGAAGGCGCGGCCCGGGTTGTCCGTGAGGACGCGTCGTACGAGGTCCTCGCCCACGGCGAGGGCGAGCCGCGGCCGCACCCGCCGCAGCAGGTACGGCATCCCGGGCCCCTCGGCGACCGAGCGGGCCGCCGCGGTCGTGGTGTCGCCGCCGAGCAGGAGGCGGTCGCCGTGGCCCGCGTCGGCCAGGGCCCGTACGGCGTCCGGCATCCGCCAGTCGGTGGCGTGATGGGCGCGGGAGGGGCCGTCGAAAGCCAGGTAGCAGCCCGTCTCGGCGGCCTGGCGGTGCACCGCGAAGTCGGGGGAGCGGTTGAGGTGCCCGAGGATCACCCGGTGCCGTGGCACACCCAACTCGCCGCACAGCAGGTCCAGTACGTCCAGGGCGGCGGTCCCCAGTTCGAGGTGGACGGCGACGGGCGCTCCCGTCGCGTGGTGGGCCTCGGCCGCCGCGGTCGTGGTCCACCGGGCGTGCGGGTCGAGGGTGTGGAAGCCGCCCGCCACCTTGACGAGTCCGGCCCGCACTCCCGAGGCGCCGATGCCCTCGGTCAGTTCACGGACGAACACCTCGGCGAGCCTGCCGCGCAGCCCGCGCAGCGTCCCCTCGTCGTAGTGGACCGCCTGGTGAAGGCCCGTCGCCGTCACCAGGTGCACGCCGGTCTCC
It includes:
- a CDS encoding NUDIX hydrolase; the protein is MDLLEPDRLRLVEVAAPSLEAAERAAMNRAWDDAVGANPSLFDGPVAVCAGLDRDGPRGLVVSWSRTTYRYFALRRVPGATSLRSLFVSVVQPTDDGRVLVGRMSPSTSAPGRWQFPGGSVEPPRGRAPLDEAALRRHAALELAEETGVDGPPEELTRCLVTHSASGQVGVHYLAPGRPESLLRERFAALVAAETARGRDPEFDEFALIGSPAELPRLPGPHVAYLEAVVSRHT
- a CDS encoding RpiB/LacA/LacB family sugar-phosphate isomerase, which codes for MRISVSSDMDEPVARSLVAELRGRGHEVATHGALNPGDDPRWAACSQAAAGEVAAGTADQAVVCCWTGTGASIAANKVPGVRAALCTDAYTADGARRWNDANVLALSLRLTSEPLLKEILDAWFAAEASEDTGDRENVAHVGRQDSARTIR
- a CDS encoding ketose-bisphosphate aldolase, whose amino-acid sequence is MPLATTGELVTRAAAARSAVAAFNIITLEHVEAVIAGAETVGAPVVLQVSENAVAFRHGRLLPLARAAVAAAERAAVPVALHLDHVQSDALLRQAADAGFGSVMYDAARLPYADNLAATRAAADWAHAHGLWIEAELGQVGGKHGEPPLDAHAAGARTDPAEARAFVADSGVDALAVAIGSSHAMTTRTAALDHALLKRLTGALNVPLVLHGSSGVPDDELAAAVANGITKVNVGTALNIAMTGAVREFLAAHPAAVDSRTYLGAGREAMVRTVAGIIRVLDRADVGRGGPAIP
- a CDS encoding ROK family protein, with the translated sequence MSGKADPRTTGEGTTSRARLDRGRGALGPALELVHTGRAPTRAVLTAELGVTRATAGAVAAELEALGLIRVDARPGAAAGSQGRPSHRLAVAEDGPVVLAAQVHADGFRAALVGLGGRIVATAPGCETVDADPAKVLGSVVEAGAELLHTTGRRCVGAGLAVPSAVAEPDGLALNPLHLAWPVGAPVRRIFAECVRAAGITGPAFAGNDVNLAALAEHRHGAGRGARDLLCVATGHRGVGGALVLDGRLHTGSSGLALEVGHLTVSPEGRPCHCGSRGCLDVEADPLALLTAAGRDPGPEMSLLRQADELIRGHFDDPAVRTAVEALIDRLGLGLAGLVNILNPDRIILGGLHRTLLDADPDRLRAVVADRSLWGQSGGVPILACTLDHNSLVGAAELAWQPVLDDPLGALSGG
- a CDS encoding methyltransferase, translating into MTTPWGELEPIRFPEDPRERLRAWDASDEYLLRHLADEGVPLSGTVVVLGDRWGALVTALAAHRPVQITDSHLTQEATRANLARAGVDPATVELLTTQDAPPGRIDVLLVRVPKSLALLEDQLLRLAPAVHAGTVVVGTGMVKEIHTSTLKLFERILGPTRTSLAEKKARLIFCSPEPERPREANPWPYSYRLPQDIGPVSGRTVVNHAGVFCADRLDIGTRFFLRHLPDDRGARRVVDLGCGNGVVGTALALADPGAEVLFVDESFQAVASAEATYRASGAPAQAGFRVGDGLEGVPDGSVDLVLTNPPFHSHQATTDATAWRMFTGARRALGPGGELWVIGNRHLGYHVTLRRLFGNCQLVAGDPKFVVLRAVRE
- a CDS encoding phosphotriesterase, which encodes MSRVRTVLGDVPPEQLGVCDAHDHLFFGSPRLPGQELRSVSAARAELAAFHALGGGAVVQWTPYGLGRRAADLPPLARETGVHLVTATGLHQAVHYDEGTLRGLRGRLAEVFVRELTEGIGASGVRAGLVKVAGGFHTLDPHARWTTTAAAEAHHATGAPVAVHLELGTAALDVLDLLCGELGVPRHRVILGHLNRSPDFAVHRQAAETGCYLAFDGPSRAHHATDWRMPDAVRALADAGHGDRLLLGGDTTTAAARSVAEGPGMPYLLRRVRPRLALAVGEDLVRRVLTDNPGRAFAVDWPEPAR
- a CDS encoding alpha-ketoglutarate-dependent dioxygenase AlkB codes for the protein MDAELFPRARAPIAPGAVHLPDWLDAGSQRELLESCRQWARPPAGLRTVRTPGGGTMTARQVCLGRHWYPYGYAATVVDGDGSPVKPFPAWLGALGRRAVTDALGAEAVSAAPYDIALINFYDGDARMGMHRDSDEKSAAPVVSLSLGDTCVFRFGNPETRGRPYTDVELRSGDLFVFGGPSRLAHHGVPRVHGGTAPPELGLTGRLNITLRVSGL